In the Juglans microcarpa x Juglans regia isolate MS1-56 chromosome 6D, Jm3101_v1.0, whole genome shotgun sequence genome, one interval contains:
- the LOC121234994 gene encoding exocyst complex component EXO70E2 → MGDFRSVLPLCEGEEHMIAATQHLVKALGASKNLDDDLRKILSQLESHLSAMTILSPESRVTGFRELEQQFKWAEEKIRGWESNQSLMWDSDPLEASEYLKAVVAIQTLVEGLPRLSMSGSRKQKELLNRADSILQTAMTRLEEELVHILVKHKQYFDLGNMSFQYYGKDVVYDESFVSVEDMRIEEASQRNNSGNESVDCVPDLVHPQVIPHLKSIATVMFASNYHQEFCQAFVSVRRDALEEYLVILKVEKFSIEDVLKMEWDSLNFEIQKWIRALNVIIRYLASEKRLCDQVFGDLGFLNPFCFVEISKVSLLHLLNFGEAIAMGTHKPEKLFRLLDMYEVVVDNLLYIDTLFSEEAGTCVRIEFHQLLRRLADSARATLLTFGNAIAANASTSPVPRGEIHPLTRYVMNYIKTLPIYCSILNVLLKDQNAAASNPVVELDNELEVSSMAYCPMACHLRSITCILEPKLDSNSKLYKDCALQHIFLMNNYHYMVEKAKSSELKLFFGDEWIREHIVKFKQHATSYERATWSSALSLLSGGRAGSSSTSKTILKEKCRRFIIAFEEVYKSQTGWSIPDSQLREDLQISTSQKVVLAYRNFIGRNSADIGEKYIKYNTDDLEKYILDLFEGSPKSMQRSRSRRN, encoded by the coding sequence ATGGGGGATTTTAGATCTGTACTCCCTCTTTGTGAAGGAGAAGAGCATATGATTGCTGCAACTCAGCACTTGGTCAAGGCATTAGGGGCAAGTAAAAACCTTGATGATGATCTGAGAAAAATCCTCTCACAGCTTGAGAGCCACTTGTCTGCCATGACTATACTCTCTCCTGAAAGCAGGGTTACAGGATTCAGAGAGTTAGAGCAGCAGTTCAAATGGGCTGAGGAGAAGATCAGGGGTTGGGAGTCGAATCAATCACTGATGTGGGACTCTGACCCTCTGGAAGCATCCGAATATTTGAAAGCCGTTGTTGCAATTCAGACACTGGTCGAGGGTTTACCAAGGTTGTCCATGAGTGGCAGTAGGAAGCAGAAGGAACTTCTTAATCGAGCTGACAGCATTCTGCAGACTGCAATGACGAGGCTCGAGGAAGAGCTAGTTCACATTCTTGTTAAGCACAAGCAATACTTTGACCTTGGAAACATGTCTTTTCAATATTACGGAAAGGATGTTGTTTATGACGAATCCTTTGTTTCAGTCGAGGACATGAGAATTGAAGAAGCATCCCAGAGAAATAATAGTGGCAATGAATCTGTGGACTGTGTTCCAGATTTGGTCCATCCACAAGTAATTCCTCATCTAAAGTCAATTGCAACTGTCATGTTTGCTTCAAATTATCATCAGGAGTTCTGCCAGGCTTTCGTTAGTGTGCGCAGAGATGCATTAGAGGAGTACTTGGTCATTCTCAAAGTGGAAAAGTTTAGCATTGAGGATGTGCTAAAAATGGAGTGGGATAGCTTGAACTTTGAAATCCAAAAATGGATTCGTGCTTTGAATGTCATCATCCGGTATCTTGCAAGTGAGAAACGGCTCTGTGACCAAGTTTTTGGAGACCTGGGATTTCTTAATCCATTTTGCTTTGTGGAGATATCAAAGGTTTCATTGTTGCACCTTTTGAATTTTGGGGAGGCCATTGCTATGGGAACACATAAACCAGAAAAGTTGTTTCGCTTGCTTGACATGTACGAGGTTGTGGTAGATAATCTTCTGTATATTGACACTTTATTCTCTGAAGAGGCTGGTACTTGTGTTAGGATCGAGTTCCACCAGCTGCTAAGGAGATTGGCTGATTCTGCAAGGGCAACACTTTTGACATTTGGAAATGCCATTGCGGCCAATGCATCAACAAGCCCTGTTCCTCGAGGCGAAATACACCCCTTAACTAGGTATGTCATGAATTACATCAAGACCCTTCCTATATACTGCAGTATCCTTAATGTGCTTCTCAAGGACCAAAATGCAGCTGCTTCAAATCCAGTTGTTGAGCTGGATAATGAGCTGGAAGTTTCTTCTATGGCATATTGTCCAATGGCTTGCCACCTTCGGTCCATCACATGTATACTGGAACCCAAACTTGATAGCAATTCCAAGTTATACAAAGATTGTGCTCTGCAACATATTTTCTTAATGAACAACTATCATTACATGGTCGAAAAGGCTAAGAGTTCTGAACTCAAACTTTTCTTTGGTGATGAATGGATCCGAGAGCATATTGTTAAATTCAAGCAGCATGCAACAAGCTATGAAAGAGCCACTTGGAGTTCAGCTCTTTCTTTGCTTAGCGGTGGTAGAGCAGGGTCAAGTTCTACTTCAAAGACAATTCTCAAAGAGAAGTGCAGGCGTTTCATTATTGCCTTTGAGGAGGTATACAAGAGCCAGACAGGGTGGTCTATCCCAGATTCTCAACTCCGGGAAGACTTGCAAATTTCAACTTCACAGAAAGTAGTCCTCGCATATAGGAATTTCATTGGGAGAAACTCTGCCGATATCGGTGAGAAGTACATCAAGTACAACACTGATGATCTGGAGAAATATATCTTGGATCTCTTTGAAGGCTCACCAAAATCAATGCAGAGATCACGCAGCCGCAGGAACTGA
- the LOC121235306 gene encoding presenilin-like protein At2g29900, giving the protein MAQNAKPTGILDSLGEEIIRIIAPVSICMFMVVILVSVLESNSSSSTSASVNSIATIAYAETGSDSSWDKFVGALLNSLVFVAVVTVVTFILVLLFYLRCTKFLKLYMGFSAFVVLGFMGGEIALFLIEDFSIPVDSITFMVALFNFAVVGVLAVFMSKMAIIVTQAYLVVIGMLVAYWFTQLPEWTTWVLLVAMALYDLAAVLLPVGPLRLLVELAISRDEDIPALVYEARPVTYNDSGAVGQVAQRRVWRDRSCENSDHESINNPNANSVFVENLDSRSNSTSNASVVPDSSTESNTLVSGHNDATLVRTEEGWVPERDAELSAPLIDPRMNIQPQQSELEGIGLGSSGAIKLGLGDFIFYSVLVGRAAMYDFMTVYACYLAIIAGLGITLALLALYQKALPALPVSIALGVLFYVLTRFLLEVFVVECSLNLLMF; this is encoded by the coding sequence ATGGCCCAAAACGCAAAACCCACAGGCATTCTAGATTCTCTGGGCGAAGAGATTATCAGAATCATAGCACCAGTCTCAATCTGCATGTTCATGGTGGTCATTTTGGTCTCTGTCCTCGAATCAAATTCTTCATCTTCCACTTCAGCATCGGTCAACTCCATAGCCACCATTGCATATGCTGAAACCGGTTCGGACTCTTCCTGGGATAAATTCGTAGGTGCCCTTTTGAATTCCCTTGTGTTTGTGGCTGTTGTCACTGTTGTCACATTTATTTTGGTTCTCCTTTTCTACCTCAGATGCACTAAGTTCTTGAAACTCTACATGGGTTTTTCTGCCTTTGTTGTTTTGGGATTCATGGGTGGTGAAATTGCATTGTTCCTGATTGAAGATTTTAGTATTCCTGTTGACTCTATTACGTTTATGGTGGCTTTGTTTAATTTTGCCGTTGTGGGTGTTTTGGCTGTTTTCATGTCAAAAATGGCAATTATTGTGACACAAGCCTACTTAGTTGTTATTGGGATGTTGGTTGCTTATTGGTTTACTCAATTGCCTGAATGGACTACTTGGGTGCTATTGGTTGCCATGGCATTGTATGATCTTGCTGCAGTTCTGTTGCCAGTTGGGCCCCTAAGGCTCTTGGTGGAGCTTGCAATATCAAGGGATGAGGATATCCCAGCATTGGTGTATGAGGCTCGGCCGGTAACTTATAACGACTCAGGTGCAGTGGGTCAAGTAGCACAGAGAAGAGTATGGAGAGATAGGAGCTGTGAGAATTCAGATCATGAGTCAATCAATAATCCAAACGCAAATTCCGTGTTTGTTGAGAATTTGGATTCCAGGTCAAACTCCACCTCGAATGCCAGTGTTGTTCCGGATTCAAGTACAGAATCTAATACCTTAGTTAGTGGCCACAATGATGCTACATTGGTTAGAACTGAAGAAGGTTGGGTTCCAGAGAGGGACGCAGAGCTATCTGCACCATTAATTGACCCTAGAATGAACATTCAGCCACAGCAATCAGAACTTGAAGGAATTGGGTTGGGGTCTTCTGGTGCAATCAAACTGGGGTTGGGTGACTTCATCTTCTACAGTGTATTGGTTGGTAGGGCAGCCATGTATGATTTTATGACAGTGTATGCTTGTTATCTTGCAATTATAGCTGGTCTTGGAATCACTTTGGCACTCTTGGCACTATATCAGAAAGCTTTGCCAGCTCTTCCTGTGTCAATAGCATTGGGTGTATTGTTCTATGTCTTGACTCGGTTTTTACTTGAAGTTTTTGTTGTGGAATGTTCTTTGAACCTCTTGATGTTCTGA